Below is a window of Wenzhouxiangella sp. XN201 DNA.
CTACGCTGATCCCCTAAATCACTGAGAATCGGACCGATTCGAGGTTAACTCGGGGTTGGAACACTTTATGCATGTAGACAGTGGAGCCAGTTGGCTTTAAAGTGCAGCAGGTCCAACCTGCAATTGATGGGTTGGCTTGTGTATTTGCAGGTAAAACTTCAGGAGTGATTCTATGAACACCATGCGCAAACAATCCGGTTTCACGCTCATCGAACTGATGATCGTGATTGCTATCATCGCGATCCTCATGGCGATTGCCGTGCCCGCGTACCAGGACTACTCGATTCGCACCAAGGTTTCTGAGGCCGTCAGCGTGACTGGGGGCGCCAAGCTGGCCGTTGCTGAAACCTACCAGTCACTTGGTCGTTTTGCGACTGCCCAGGCTTCGTATGGCTGGGACTTCGCTGCCTCTGACTATGTTGCAAGCTCTACGATTGCGCCCTCTACTGGCGTAATTACCGTGACGACGCAGAACACCGGTGCTAGCACTGATCCAGTGCTCACTTTTACGCCTGAAACGGGCGCGGGTCGAATTGATTGGGATTGTGCTGCCACTGCTGGTGAAGACAAGCATATCCCCGCTGAATGCCGCTAAAAGCTACTCAATAGCGGACTATCAACACTTAGAGCCCCTGCACTCGCAGGGGCTTTTTTCATCTGGCCCTCAAAGAAGTCTGCAAGGTCTAGCCACAGCTTTCGTGTAACGGGATTTCTTGGAGGCTCTGAGCGCATCATTTCGACAAGTTGGTGGATTCCCTGCCTATTCCCGTTTGCCGAATGAATGTTGAAGATTGTCCTAGCTGCAGACGGATCGTGTCGGATCTCAATGGCCCGCATAAGGTGGTCCACTGCCGAACCGCTGATACCAGTAGCAATATCCAGTCGAGCCGTTAGTTTATGAAGCGCATGCCGTGCTGACCTGGACGCTGCGTAACCATCATTCTCAAATGGGGCTACCGTAATTCGTCTCAAATCTTCAAGTTCAAGCAGATCGCAGTCCCCACTTAGGTGGGTATCAGCCAGTTTTTCAATTGCGTCGGTATAGGCGTGGGTGAATTCGCCCGACTGGATTCGTGAAACCAAATTACCAATGTCTATATCAAGTACAGGTCTCTGCCTGAAAATACAATGAAGCGCTAATCGTTGCACTTCATAGAGATAGCCTTGATCCGGATCACTTGACTTCCTCTTCAGAAGCTTTAATGCAGCCGGGTAGTCATTTTCATCAACATACTGTTCCAGAAGAAATCCTGTCGCACGTGGAGACTCAGGTTGTTGTCCATACCATATCTCTGCCGCCAGTCTCGGCTTTCCCCAGATAGATGAAGTATTGAATAAAACGAATGCCAGAATAAGAAAATATCCAGAAAATCCGAAAATTGCAGCCTTTTGAAATCTCAACCAGGATGCGTGGATCGCCCATCCCAACAAAATCGCCAAACCGATTAGCGGCACGTAACTCCTATGCGAGAAATAAAGTTCAAGGGGAATCGTGCTTGACTCTATGGATTGCGCTATTAGATACCAGAACACGCCAAAGGCGAGGAATGGAACTGCCTTTCTCAGCCAAATGGCGAGGACACTGACCAAAATCCAAGCACTCAGGCTAATTGCCACCTTGGGCTCAAAAAGAGATTTGCTCGCGGAAACGGAATCATAAAACGCGTGTATGTTGAGGGCTGAGGGTAAAAAAGCTTGCCGAATGTAGTCCCATAGCACCCAAGATTGCGTGAGCAATCTTTCACTGCCGCTGAACCCCCGAAAGTCGATAGCCGGCTGAGTGTAGGGAAGCCTGAACGCCAGATATGAAAATATGAGTACTGTCGGGAGCGCTAGGAATAGCGCGATCCATGTTCTCCATAAGAGCCTTTGGTTATCAAATGGACGCTTGAGCAAGGTCAGTTCCATAACCAGCGTAAGCGCAGGTAGAACAGCCGCGTTCTCCTTAGTGAATACGCCGAGTAGGCCAGCAAAAAAGAGCCAGGTAGTCATCAGCGTCAAGCGGAATATGGGGGAAACGCTCGAAGCGCTTCTGGAGTACAGATAACCAGTAATGCCGAGTAACACGAATGTGGTGCTTAACAGGGTCATTCGTTGAATAACTAGAAGTACCGTGGCGGCATGTATTGGAAGTATGGTCCAAAGAATTGCTGCCACAAGCGCAACCCACTGGCTTTGCGAGCTGTCAACATCTGCCGCCTGCAACAATTTCCTGGTAAAGAAAAATACAAGGATGCCGTTTATCAGATGGATCAGAATATTCGTTCGAAGGAATGTATGAGTGTCATCTGGATATGAGTCGGACTCCAGCAAAAAGCTCGCCAGCGCGACTGGGCGACCAAGTGGCCCTGACTCATTGGTTGATGCGAAAAGGAGTGCCGACGTAAAATCCTTGACATCTTCCAAGCCTTCCAGATTGGGTCTGTCGTCGAAGTGAAATGTGCCTCCAAGGCCGGGTAAGTACAATGCTCCTGTTAAGAGAATTCCGAAAATGGCGAAGCATAAAACACCCCAACTCAGCGAGTCGTAAGTGGATAAGGAATTTGAATTAGACATTCTTGATTATTGCGTTGGGCGGTTGTAGTGGAAATTGGGGGTTATGGTCCGCTCACCTGCTTATTAGGTAAAGTTTTCCTGTTTGCGAAATTATGAACGGAGTACGGTCGGAATGTCCAGTTCGCTAGGAAGTACACCCACATTTAGGATCCACATTCAGGTGGAGGTGTTAACAACAGGACCACCACAAGCCGCCGTCTGATCGGGCCATCGAGTCGACGGGATCCGCCCTGAGGTGGCCTCATGCTGAGGTTCAGAGGTGTCTCTAAAGCAGACGAAGTCCACTTTGTCCGCGGCTCTGTATTTGAAATCGGAGAAGACGGCCTGAGCGCTCGAAAGCAAATGTTTTACCGCTGGAATCGAAATGAATGGGAGAGTGATTTTACCCAACGCTATTCAAGGTAGTCGTTATAATGTTTAGCCCTCTCCTCGCTGGGCACCCTGAAGTTTAGACTCAGGGAGTCTTGTCAGCAAATCATCTACGATGATGTCGACCGGGTATTGGGGCGGCAGCTTTATGGTTTGTCGTGACGGATCGGTGTCGACGGTTTCGACTGCCCGTGTAATGCATTCGGGGTCAAAACGGCTGAGTACTACGTTAGAATCCAACCCTTCTTGCCTTTCAGTGGCCATTCGCATCAGCAGCGTCGGGATGCCGAGATAGGATAGTTCCTCCTGATTGCTTCCACCGTCGGTGATCACCAGTCGCGAGTGTGCTATTAGCTGCATAAATGGGACATAGGTCATGCGCGAATGTAATTCGATGTTCGGATTTCGCTGCAGATCCTCTAGGCTGTTCAACTCGCTGAGACGCTTTTTGGTTGTGGGGTGCAGGACGAAGACTACGTTCAATCGTTGTGCCAGCCTATCAACAGTATCCAGAATGACCCTCATGCGTTCTCGGGAGTAGAGGTTTTCAAACCTGTGAACGGAAACTACGGCGTATGGGATGTCACTATCGCTGCGAGCGGTATGCGGTCTATCCAGCGCGATGCGTAGCGCGTCAAGGATTGTGTTCGCCTGGGTGTCTACGATAACAACCCGCCGGCGGTTAATATTTCTGCATGCCCAGGTACCCGGGCAATAAGCGATGTCGGCAACGCCCAGGACGAGAAGACGCGTGATTTCTTCGGGGAACGGATGGCGCCAGTTGAAGGAACGCAGGCCACTCTCGACATGGGCAACTGTGGTGCCGGTGATACGGCCGACGAATGCGGCAAGTAGTGTCGTGAAGGTATCGCCGTGTGCCAACACCACGGTATGTTTCCTGGGGCTGGGCGCCCAGCTCGCTCGCCGTCGCCATAGGCGCCAGGCCGTACGGACCAGCCAAAATGTAGCCTGGGCTATGCCCTTAATCTCCCGCCCTTCATACAGGGCCTCCCGGGGCGTAGTGATGCCGAATTCGTCGAGCAACTCGTCGATGGTCTCCTGATGTTGCCCGGTCATCAGTAGTCGATAGGGAATGTGACGGTGTTCAAACGAGGCAAGAAGGGGAGCCATCTTGATTACCTGGGCCCGCGTTCCGAGGATGGCGACGATGCGCGGCTTCTGGCATGGACTGACTGACATCGATCCCTGCTTCCTGACCTATTGAGAAGAGCTTATGCCCGGCCGATAGCGTACCATGGCGAATGTACCTAGGCCGCCACAGACCGGGGCAGTGATATGGAGGAAATGCCAACTTGCCGGGCAATAAGGAGCGTGGAGGGACACCGAGCATGAGGCAGTGGCAAGGTGAAAGTCTGGCTGCGCAGTTGCTTCGGGGCGGCGCCGGAAGTCTGCTGGCTCGGGTGTCCGAAGTCTTGCTGGGACTCGTGGTGGTCGTATTGCTCGCACGTCTGCTGGGTCCGGCGGGTTACGGTGTATATGCATTCGTCTTTGCCCTGATTGCAGTTGTTTCTGTACCTGTTCGGCTAGGGCTTCCTTCATTGGTTGTGCGAGAAACGGTTCGCGGTCAACGCAACGGTGATTGGGGGGCTGTACGAGGGGTCTGGTGCTGGGCAAATGGTGTGGTCTTGGCGCTTTCGCTGTTTGTCGCCTTAGTCGGACTATTGGGTGTGTGGGCAGGCTGGGCAAAGGGCGAAACCCTCAGGGAAGCACTGCCATGGGGGTTTGCGCTGATACCCGTGATGGCGTTGGGGGCCATTAGGTCGGCCAGCTTGCGCGGGTTACGCCATACATTGGCTGGCGTGATTCCGGAACAGGTTCTGCGACCTACGCTTATGGTGGTGTTGCTTGCAGCGGTGATGATTTTATCGGATGAGGGGCTTTCTCCAGACGGCGCAATGGCGCTCATGTTCATTGTATCGTTGATGGCATTTCTGGTAGGCGCTTTGTTGCTGCGGCGCTACCGTCCGTGGCCAATACAGCTGGCCAAGCCTGTTTATCACCATGGGGCCTGGTTGAGATCGTCCTGGCCCATGGCTTTCACCGAGGGGGCCGAGCAGTTCATGCGTCATGCCGATGTGCTCATGTTGGGGTTGATGGCGGCCACGGTGGATGTCGGGGTCTATCGATTGGCGGCGCAAGGGGCGTTGATTGTTTCGCTTGCGCTGCTTGCATTAAATACGGCAGCGGCACCGTTCGTAGCTAAGCTTTATGCACAAGGCGACTATGTAAAGTTACAGAGGCTCGTGACCCGACTGGCCCAGGCAGCGCTGGTCTTCGCTTTGCTAATCTGCCTAGGATTTATTTTATCTGGTGACTGGCTTCTTAGTACGTTTTTTGGCGAGGGCTATGCGTCCGCCTTGTGGCCATTACTCATTCTTGGGGTGGGCCAAGTTGCGAATGCTGGATTTGGTGCCACCGGCATGGTTTTGAATATGACTGGTCATGAGCGTGAAGTTAGCCGGGCTGTAGCTGTAGCCGCCGTTGTCAACATTGTGCTCAATCTGTTGCTGATTCCACCGTTAGGTGTGATCGGCGCAGCGATTGCTACCAGTATGAGTTTGGTGTTCTGGAATGTCTGGCTGTGGCTCGTGGCGCGCTGGCGGCTAAAGATTCGTTGTTCGGCTTTCTGACATGTTTCGGCATTGGGGTAAAACGGGCTCAGGGTGTTTGGCTCTCTGGCAGCGTAGCGTTAATGAACTCGCCACCAGGCCCCAATGTTCGTAAAGGGTGCTTATCCTGAAGTTCGCCTGTAGTATGTTGCACATCGAGTGGATTTGGTAACTGCAGGTTGAGTTTTGAATTCCCAAGCGATATTTCGTTTTGATGTGGATACTGAGCTTTGCCTTCGCGAAGGGGTGGAGCCGTTGTGTGAGATCGCGGAACGGCATGGCGTATCGCTGACTTTTTTCGTCAATCCTGGACGGGCGATCGATCGCGCACTCCTGCTGCGAGAGACACTAGCCAGGATGGCAGTACGCGGAAAGAGCCAGCGTGCACCGGCATTTGGTTCGGTGAAGAAGCTGGGGCTTGGCGAAACCTTGTATCTGCTGGCGAGAAACCCGCGCACTCTTCCGGTACAGGCGGCAATGGTGCGCCGAATAATCGACGGTGGCCACGAGGTGGGCCTGCACGGAGGGCACAACCACGCCACCTGGCAGCGTCATGCTTGCCAATGGAGCCGGCATCGGGTTGCCGCGGAGGTGGCCTGGGGCAAGGCTTGCCTGGAGGAGGCGGCTGGTTGGGCCGTCACTTCGTTTGCCTCACCGGGGTGGACGTCCCCCCCCTGTTTGGCGGATACTCTCGCCTCTCAGGGGTTTGTCGTGATCGCGGATACCCGGGACGAGCGTGGGGTGCCCGAGAAGCTAAGGACACCTTCCGGTGACATTGCTTCCGTGCCCAACACCCTTGCCGGAGAGCCCGGTGGGGCAGGGTATCTGGAGAGCCATAAGGCGGCGGGTCTAACGGACGAAGCCGCGCTGGAAGAACTCGACAAAACGCTCGTCGATCGACGGCCCTACCTGTGCTTGTATGACCACCCCTTTTACTCGGGGCGTCACGCTGCCGGGCTCTTCGAGCGGATCGTTGAGCTGGTCCTCGAACGGGGCTACGAAGTGGTCACCTGTGCGGAAGCCGGACATCGCCTCCTCGCGAATGGCCGTCAGTCATAGCCCAGTCGCCGGGCCGTGCTCCGGATGGAGGGTAGGGCCTCATCGACAGTGATCGCGAGCTTTTCGGGCGGCTGATGCTTGCCTTCGGCATTAACGATTGGGACCGCCCTTGCAAAGGCTTCCAGATACTCTGACCACGGAAGTTCCAAGAACGTTGCGATCTGTTCGATGGTCTCTCGTGGCCGCGCGTTGAGATCTTCGAGGCGAATGCGCAGGAAGCGCTTGTCCGGCGTGCGGGACTCCAGCCCAAGAATGCCTTCCTGCATCGCGCGCCACTGAAACGCCACCACCTCGGCCAAGGGGCGATCGCGCATGTACTGCCAGCCCGGTGGCAGCGGAAAGTTCCAGTGAGTGAATGGGTAGTCGGGAATGGATAGTTGCTGCGGGAGCTTCCAAGTAAAGAATCGGTCGGGGTTGAGCCACCCGCTCACCATGGAGCGCATCGTATCGGCGGGATCCCGCACGATATGGATATACCGGGCATCCGGGAAGACTATCTCCAGCAGTTCCGGCCACAGGCTGCTGTGCACGCACTTATCCACCAGCCGGGATTCTAGTGTGGAGCGCCAGCGCAATCCCCGGGCCATGACCAGGGCGCGATAACCGGGACGTAGCACCCAACGGGAGAGAATCGGGTTCTGCTGTTTCGTGACGATATCGTGGGCGTCCGCCCGTCTCCAGGTATCGGCGGGCAGAGCGAGCCTGGCCAGCTGACGGTGCAGCCTGTCGATGTCCCCGGAATTGATATCTCCTGGCGCCCTCTCGCCGGTCCAGCCATGTTTGGATGGCTCTGTCAGTGGCTCCCATACGGGTCTCGATTCACTGGCCGTCGAGACAAAGCCCGGTTGTCCACGCAGGATGCGATGTAATAGGGATGTGCCGGATCGTGGCGCGCCAAGAATCATCACGGGGGCATGAAAACGCAGTTGATTAGCCACTTAATTCTGGATCCTTAGTCCTTAAAATATCGGTGAACCTGAAAGGTGCGACGACCGACCTCAAAAGCCATCCGGCTTCGTCTCATCGCGCTCAAGGCAGCCTGTAGGCCACTATGTCCCTCTAGGCGAACATTGCGACTCGTGCGGATGAAACGATCACGATCCCCGGTGCTTAGAAACTGTAGGGCATAGTTGAGCCGGACGTAGGAAAGGCGTTGGTCCAGAGCGCGCTCCGGGATACCCTTCATGCCTCGCAGCTTCTCAACGAAGTACAGCATTCGCTTTAGCCGCTCCTCGAGCGCTTCACCGCGCGAGTTCCGGAACGAATTAGTGTAAGAACCGGGTACGTCTCTACGATAAACCGACATCGCATCCGGCAAATATAAAACACCTTTGCGCCCCAGGATGGCTTCGATGAAGAAATCGCCAACAGGAAGTCCAGGGTCATTGAAGAACCAGTCTGGCAGGCTCTGAGCGGCATTTGCCCGCATCAGCATGGAAGCGGTCGGTGCAAATTGGTTGTGGCGCGCAATGATTGTTTCTGGTTGAACTATACGTTCCTTGGGACCGTAGTAAAAATGCCTCTTCTGCTTTCCGCTGCGTACGGATAGGCGCAGGGCCGAGTGGACGCACAGATCCACCTCCGGGTATCGACGCAGAGCATCGACCTGTCTCTGCAGTTTATAGGGGCAGCACCAGTAGTCATCGCCCTCGCATAGGGCGATAAACTCCCCATTTGCATGAGGAAACGTGAAGCGTGATGGGCGCATGTCTCGTTTAAATTGATTAGTCTCTTGGAGGATGGGGTGTATTTGCCCTGAGTGTTTAATGGCTAAGTCGCGAACGGCGGCTGCCGTACCATCCGTCGACGCATCGTCATGCACGATGACTTCTACAGGAAAATCCGTCTTCTGAATCAGCATGCTTTCCAGCGCCTGACCAATAAACGGCTCATGATTGTAGGTGTGGCAGAGTATTGAGACGGTGGGTGTCCGTCCTTTCATAGCTGCCCCAATAGTATTCTTAGCCATCTTGGAAGACTCTCCAATGTGCTGTACCTTGTATGTACAAACATCATTACCTACATTCCTACCAAAAAAATTGGATTAGTCATTTTGAGCTGGTCGCGATAGGGTCGAGGATTCAAATCAGGCAGGGCGTAAGTACACCACTGACAGTCTGACCTCGAAAACCTGACTGGAAACTACCTGTGGATGACTAATGCCGCTTAACGGGCGCGCAATTTTAGCTTCATTGAGTTGTATTTTATCCTTTTAAATCCGAAGCTTTGATAAAAGCTGATTGCCTTTGCGTTACAGGGGGCCACCTCGAGGCAAATTGATTGCATTCCGTCGAGCTTGCATTCCAGGATCACCGCATCCAGTAGATCTGAGGCAAGTGACGTTCCCCGGTACTGCTCTGTCACAGCAATTGAAGAAATAAATGCAAATCTTTCCTGTATGTCATTCGAATAAAAAGCAGCGTGGCCAACATCTGCATTCCCGGTGGACGCGAATAAATTTTTTGCGTAACGTGAAAGTTTCCTTGAGTATTCGTCCAAATTAACTCGTGAACTCAAAGGAGGCGTGAAGTCATGATCCAAAGCACTAAGGAAACGTAGTATGCGTTCGGCAGACTGATCCTGAACTATCACCAAGCCTTTCATAACAATCGAAAAGCGGGGAGGAGAGCCTTGGTGCCATTGATGCCATTGAACATAATTGTATCAATTATGGAGAGATTGCGAACATAGGCCGAGTTCAACTGTTTATAGCTGACTTCGCCCACTTCATGAAATATTAGCGCTATTCCATCTGCCTCAAACGCTTCCCGATTGTATAATTCTTTCCCTCCGATCGGATTGAGGTATTCATCTGCCCCGACTTTTCTACATATTTCTATAACGCGGCTTTGCCCTTTGAGGTGCTTTGTACTACCGATGTTCGACGACGTTACTATGTTTGACGTTATATCAAGCACAGATTTAATAACGTGTATAGAGTGAAGTAAGAAAGTGAAGAGGTTTTGTGATTCGCATTGAATGCAGCGGTTGAATACTGTCATTCCCTCATTGAAAAAAGGGGCCGTTGCATAAGCTCCTTTAATCTTATTGTAGAGCTTTTGCTTATCTCGTGGCCAATTGGTAGAGATTTCTCTATCACGTACATCTAGGTAGTCTGAGTCTTTTTTTAAAGGCAGAGTAAAAAAGCGGTCTTTGCCATTATTCAGATATCTGTTTCTATGTATCCATCCCTTCTTTGTAAACTGGATGTCATCATAAACTACAAATGTGTCAACATAGTTCATGATTTGCCAGTATCCCAAATAGGGGAGAAAGTATGGCTGCATGATTGCTACTCGGCAATTATGCTGCATTTCAGAGTCTCTTTAGTAGTTCGAAGTTCAGTTCCGCCTGTTTTTTGACCGCTGGTATATGAAATTCTAAGAACTCCCTGTATTCGATGACATTTCTCCAGCAATCTTGGATCTTTGTCTTGATGTCATTAGGTGATGAGGGGTCTGCCAAATAGTCCTCAACGCCTGCTACCATCGCAAACCCTCTTAGCTTGTGAGCTTTGGGTTCGTGTCCATAGTCAATGATAACCGTTGGAACGTGCTGCGAAATGGCTGCTACAGCTGCATGTACCCGTCCGCTTACAAGCATATCCATCGATCCTATAATTGCCTTTGTGTCCCAGGCACTATAGATGCCGTCTAACGTAATCACGTTCTTCGCTATTCCTCTCCGTCTTAGAATCTTTTGGAGGGTTTTGATAATCGGATAGTCTCGACCATGTTTGAGTTCAAAAGTGGACGGAGGCGGATCAAATCCATTTGAGTGAGAAAATAGGCAAACTTTAGCACCTAGAACTGCGTCCAAGTGCTCGATTGATTCGACGAAGGTTTGGTAGTCCTCATCTTGGCGTGGCCACTTGTCGAAGGGGCCTTCTTCAAAATTCCAGCCACAGATTGTAAAACCAACTATTGGCGCCTGGTTATCATCATTGGTATTCTGGAGACCTTTGACAATTTTTTCCACTTTATCCTTTTTTGCCGGATTGAAGATAAAGGCGGGGCATGCGGTCGTCCGAGTTCTAGAGCAATCAAAGCCTTCGTCGTGTAGCAGTTTTGTACTAAGGGGCTCGCGGTTTGTTACTAGGTCAAATGATGCGTAAACGCGTTTTGCAAGATTCTTTAGCTTCTCGTCTCCAAACGGGCCTGGTGATCCAGCTAACATGGCTGTCTTCTTATTCATCAATTGAGCTGTTTGGTCTTTTAAGAGACCAACTTCAAACCTGTCTGGGCTAATCAGATTGGCGTTATCGCCCCATATGTCACCGCTGAAGTCAATGACCATGTCAGCCCAGTGTAGGGCCTCTAGATAGGGGGTTGTGTCTTCAATGTGGCCTGTTTGGTGATATTTGTTGGCAATGGAGGCTTCCCTTCTCGCTATCTGGAGGTCCGTTTCAGTCCAGCCGAAGTAAAGCTCCATTGGTAATACCGTGATTTGTTCCGCTATGCAAAAACGTTTCGACATTTGAAGAGTCGTTTTCACGCTTGCAGTGGGGAAGGTTCGTTTTAGTTCTCGAAAAAAGGGTTCAATAATATAGTAGTTTCCTATGTTACCAAACTCCATTCGACCCCAGTGCAAGCTACATTGGCCTGTGACTAGAATATTCATTGCAATGTGCCTTAGAGTTTGAGTTAGAAGATGCTTGCAGTTAATGGCATTTTCTCGATCAACGTCCGCGCAAATTCAACCTGACGCCAATGAAGCAATTCTTGTGGTGATTCTCTTAATATCTAATTCTGCGAGTTTTGGGTATATCGGTAGGCAGATTGATTGTTCCGACGCGTTGTGCGCAATGCGCCACTCGTTCCGGTCAATGCCTGGAACGTGTCGGTACATGGGGAATTCTGGAATCAAGGGGTAGAAATACCGTCTTCCGTGGATGCCATCGTCGCGTAGGCGGAAGTACAGTTGATCTCGGGTTAGCGGATAGTCGTTCTGGACGAAGATCGGAAAGTACGCGTGGTTATGCCGTTTGGCTGTCGATGGAGCGTGGCAATGGATGCCGTGAATGTCGGCCAGCTGTTTCCTGTAAAGGGAGTCGATGCGGGATCGATCCGCAATGGCCTGGTCAATATGATTGAGCTGTGCGAGCCCCACGGCCGCCTGGAATTCATTCATCTTGGCGTTGATTCCGGCGGCGACGACAGTGGTCTCGTTGGCGAATCCGAAGTTCTTGAGGTAGTCAATGCGTTGCTTGGTCCTGGCGTCAGGGCTAACGATGGCACCCCCTTCGAATGTATTAAAAACCTTGGTAGCGTGAAAACTCAGGATGGAAAGGTCGCCGTGGCGCAGAATGCTGCCACCCTCGTCTTCGACGCCAAAACAGTGGGCGGCGTCGTAGATCAGGCGTAGGCCGTATAGGTTGGCGATGTCCTGGAGACCGTCGACATCCGCCGGGTGTCCGTAAACATGCACAGGCAGGATGGCGCTGGTCTTGGGCGTGATGACCGCCTCTACCTGAGCCGGGTCGAGATTGAGCGTAACCGGATCGACATCGACGAACACGGGCGTCAGGTCGTTCCATAGCAACGCGTTGGCCGTTGCGACGAAACTGTACGGGGTCGTGATCACTTCGCCACTGAGCCGCAAGGCCTGCATCGCCGTTACCAGTGCCAGCGTTCCATTGGCGAATAGCGAGATATGCTCGACTCCAAGGTATTCGCACAGGGCGGCCTCGAGCTGTTCGTGGAACGGGCCCTTGTTAGTTAGCCTGTGCGTGCGCCAGATTTCCTCGAGATAGGGCATCACCTCCTCGAGCGGCGGGAGCTGTGGGCGGGTGACAAACAATGGCTCTTCTTTCTTCTTCATTTTTTGTCTGCACTTGCGTAGTTCAGTGCGGTTATCTGTTCCGATACCAGCCCGATCAGGAAGACGATTACCGCGGCACTGAAAAGCAGTAAGCTCATGTTGGTAAAACGTGCTTGTGTAAAAAAGGTGTATCCGTAATAGGCAAGGCCTGTACAGAAGAAAACAAGACTGGCAGGTAAAAAGAGTTTCAGTGGTGCATACAACGTCGCAATTTTGAAGATGATCACCAAAAACCTGAGCCCATCGCGAATCGGCCGAATATGGCTCTTGCCTTCCCTCTTTCGTGCGTCGATTGCGACGAAATCTACCGAATAGCCCGACCTCATGAACGCCATCGTAATCGTGGTGGGATACGAAAACCCATTCGGCAACAGGTATAGAAACTTCTTGAAGAGTTGGGCGCGGGCAACGCGGAAACCGGATGTCAGATCGGGAATAGTGTGCCCGGTGACGATCGACGCGACGATGTTGTAGGCGCCGTTGGCGGCCAGGCGGGCCGAGTTGGCGTGTGATTTGGCGCCAGCACGGGCGCCGACGACCATGTCATACCCGGCTTGCATGCGTTCGAGCAGGCGGGGGATGTCGGCCGGGTCGTGTTGGCCGTCGCCGTCGAGGAAAACCAGGATGTCGCCTTCCGCGCTGCGCGCGCCGCGTTTTATGGCCGCGCCGTTGCCCAGGGCGTGCGGGTGCTGGACGACTTTGGCGCCGGCTTCCCTGGCCAATTCGGCGGTACGGTCGGTCGAGCCGTCGTCGACAACGATGACCTCGGCCTCGGGCAGGTGCTGGCGCACGCCTTCGACCACCTGGCCGATGGCGCCCTCTTCGTCTTTGGCCGGGATGATGACCGAAATCATTTCGGGGTTATTGTTCATGGTCACTCGTGGTTCCTAGAGCCTCGCGTCGGTCGTTTCGGTCGGGAAGGCGCCCTTCACATCGTAGACGACGTGGCGCGGCCGGGCCAGTTGTCGGATGGCTTCGATGCCCTGGTTCTTGAAGCAGTCGTGGGCGACGGCGATGACGATGCCGTCGTAGTGGGCATCTTGCGGGTTTTCGACCAGCGCGACGCCGTGTTCGTGGCGGGCGTATTCGGCTTCCACCCAGGGATCGTGCAGGTCGACTTCGATGCCGTAGCTTTCGAGCTCGTCGGCAATGTCGACCACGCGGGTATTGCGGATGTCGGCGCAGTTTTCCTTGAAGGCCAGGCCCATGATCAGCACGCGGGCGTCGCGGGTATCGATGTCCTTGCGGATCATCTGCTTGACCAGCTCGCGCGCCACGTGGCGGCCCATGCCGTCGTTGATGCGGCGGCCGGCCAGGATGACCTCCGGGTGGTAGCCGACGGCTTCGGCGCGGTGGGTCAGGTAGTAGGGGTCAACGCCGA
It encodes the following:
- a CDS encoding WbqC family protein — its product is MQHNCRVAIMQPYFLPYLGYWQIMNYVDTFVVYDDIQFTKKGWIHRNRYLNNGKDRFFTLPLKKDSDYLDVRDREISTNWPRDKQKLYNKIKGAYATAPFFNEGMTVFNRCIQCESQNLFTFLLHSIHVIKSVLDITSNIVTSSNIGSTKHLKGQSRVIEICRKVGADEYLNPIGGKELYNREAFEADGIALIFHEVGEVSYKQLNSAYVRNLSIIDTIMFNGINGTKALLPAFRLL
- a CDS encoding polysaccharide pyruvyl transferase family protein, whose translation is MNILVTGQCSLHWGRMEFGNIGNYYIIEPFFRELKRTFPTASVKTTLQMSKRFCIAEQITVLPMELYFGWTETDLQIARREASIANKYHQTGHIEDTTPYLEALHWADMVIDFSGDIWGDNANLISPDRFEVGLLKDQTAQLMNKKTAMLAGSPGPFGDEKLKNLAKRVYASFDLVTNREPLSTKLLHDEGFDCSRTRTTACPAFIFNPAKKDKVEKIVKGLQNTNDDNQAPIVGFTICGWNFEEGPFDKWPRQDEDYQTFVESIEHLDAVLGAKVCLFSHSNGFDPPPSTFELKHGRDYPIIKTLQKILRRRGIAKNVITLDGIYSAWDTKAIIGSMDMLVSGRVHAAVAAISQHVPTVIIDYGHEPKAHKLRGFAMVAGVEDYLADPSSPNDIKTKIQDCWRNVIEYREFLEFHIPAVKKQAELNFELLKRL
- a CDS encoding DegT/DnrJ/EryC1/StrS family aminotransferase, whose product is MKKKEEPLFVTRPQLPPLEEVMPYLEEIWRTHRLTNKGPFHEQLEAALCEYLGVEHISLFANGTLALVTAMQALRLSGEVITTPYSFVATANALLWNDLTPVFVDVDPVTLNLDPAQVEAVITPKTSAILPVHVYGHPADVDGLQDIANLYGLRLIYDAAHCFGVEDEGGSILRHGDLSILSFHATKVFNTFEGGAIVSPDARTKQRIDYLKNFGFANETTVVAAGINAKMNEFQAAVGLAQLNHIDQAIADRSRIDSLYRKQLADIHGIHCHAPSTAKRHNHAYFPIFVQNDYPLTRDQLYFRLRDDGIHGRRYFYPLIPEFPMYRHVPGIDRNEWRIAHNASEQSICLPIYPKLAELDIKRITTRIASLASG
- a CDS encoding glycosyltransferase family 2 protein, which codes for MNNNPEMISVIIPAKDEEGAIGQVVEGVRQHLPEAEVIVVDDGSTDRTAELAREAGAKVVQHPHALGNGAAIKRGARSAEGDILVFLDGDGQHDPADIPRLLERMQAGYDMVVGARAGAKSHANSARLAANGAYNIVASIVTGHTIPDLTSGFRVARAQLFKKFLYLLPNGFSYPTTITMAFMRSGYSVDFVAIDARKREGKSHIRPIRDGLRFLVIIFKIATLYAPLKLFLPASLVFFCTGLAYYGYTFFTQARFTNMSLLLFSAAVIVFLIGLVSEQITALNYASADKK